The Oreochromis niloticus isolate F11D_XX linkage group LG18, O_niloticus_UMD_NMBU, whole genome shotgun sequence DNA window TGATCATCCCTATCATGTTGTGATGGTTCAAGGTTAAGTTCGGCTTCAGTATGAATCTTTAGTAagtgaaatgtatttataaagcacactcAAACACTGCTTTCActtatggaggaccacaagagccacacgcatcaaaataaagaattctgtgcttaaataatgaattgtagaataaattctgcatttgtaaattcattcttgaaattatttaatttcttCAAACATTATTAAATATTACGTTACTTtagtaatttattttaaataaaaacactattttaaaatctatttttcaaaattaattattaatccATCAATAAATACTTCAAACCAAAAatgaatttcacaaaaaaagaattaaactcTCAATAAAAACCTCATTTCAAAAACTATTTTCGAATTCCAAATTAAAAAACTGAttttcaaaatctttttttaaaacacaatttgaaaaaagagaaataagtaAATGGTTTCAAAAATCAACGATTTACTTCAGACATTTAAGATTCCACTCCTCATTTGAAAATCCATTTCAAATGGAAAGAGTAAAGGGAAGTTAAAGTCCAGACTTAAAAGTACAGATGGAAGGTGCTCTGCTTATGTCAAGCAGTAACAGTCTAAGGAGAAAGCTACTGgacttctttatgttttgtttagacctttcacctctcatccaagaggcttcgTCAGTTCTAAAACCAGTGGCTTATGCGTTTATGTtcctcatcacatgagccaaggtcaTTACCACCAGATGTTTCAGGTGAAACCACTGTGAGACCTTGCCTCACCATATCGTGTGACCCACTGAGGTCATCTGATGTGAGGTTAAGGAATCTCAAGAGTGCATTATAGGTGACTGAATCCTTTaccaacattttattttagtcttTGTAGTTTATTTATAAAGATAGTTAAATGTAAATTTCTGTATAGTGTCTTTCTAACTGCtgggatattttttttattatgtcttGGTCAAATTTGATGAATTAAAGTAATTCATTTATTACATTCATTTTCAGATTCAACAGACTGTCGTTTTAGCAATATATCAATCAGATAAAACTCTCAAGAACCTATGAAGATAAAATGGTTTATTGCAGTATATCAAGACTTATATATatcaacattttaaaacaagagTTTATCAGGAAGCAGTCCTTTGTGACTGACTTGTGTAACCTTTTCCAGTAAACAAGTAAGGAAAGCACTAAAACACTTCTACTGGTGAAACCGGTTAAATGCtggggctgtgcgatatgacgaAATATATCGGATGACAAAATGAAAACGTCTATCATTTCAAATTATATGCTATTGTTTCTTTCGTGGTGTCACAAAATACACAGTTTACGGCAATGTTTTTTCATCAGGGCAGAGAAAATACCAGCATAGCCAGTGAAGATGAGGTTCTGCCTCATCTTCACTGGCTACCAGGTGGCTCCAAACAGAAGGACCAGTCAAAACAAATCAAGGAGCTTATTCCTAAACGAGGGGCTACCTCTCTCGCATGGACATGGTTTGATTATGAAAAGTCTGACACAGAccagaaaactgtactatgCAAATTACGCCGCAAACTGGTCCCCACCTCAGACTCAAACACGACAAACCTCTTCTACCACCTACGCaagaatcacgtgaaagagtatGGAGAgagtttacggatgagaagcaaaaaagagccatcaggtgctcaaaaTAAACCTGAGACTCAAATGTTAGAAcgggcttttccccgcagcacacCATGAAATAAATgctcacaaagaaaatggcagccGTTACAACTCATATCTAAAAATATACAGTTTCACGCATCggtcaaaacactcgactccaggtacacgacgcccagctgaaaacacttcacacatGTTCAGTTGcctgagattcacagaattgACAGAAAAAGTGCTATTTTGGGATATATTTCGTTATCAGGATGAGAAGCTTCTTGTATTGGGATATGAGGATTTTGGTCATATTGCACAGCTCTATTAAATGCTCGGTTGACTAATATTTGTTGGTTGAAAATCGAAATCGAGTGTTATCACGGGTGTCACTCTTTTGATTGCAGACAAAAACGAAGCTCAGGACATGGTTGCAGTGTCTCTTCAACCAAAAACTGCCCCAAATTGGACAGAGGAGAGCCAAAACATCTGGCCAGTGGTGAAGCACGAGCCAGAGGATGAACCTGCTAACACCGAAACAGAAGACAACACAGCGAGAACAGGCGTTTGCTTCAAGGCAGAGCAGGATGACTTGGTGTGGCCTGCTTGTAGCATGTTTGAGAGTAACCCTGTGGCGTTGCAGCAGCACATGCAGATCCTCCCCTCTCACGCTGAACAGTATTCTCCTCAGAGGAACACAGAAAGTTCCTATAATTCTTTACCGTCTGCTGCAGAGGAAACTGCAAGCGTGCCAGTGAGAGTGGAGATAGAGACGCACCCCGCGTGTATGGGAGGCATCGCTTCAGACTCTGTTCATAATAAAGAGTACAGACGTATTTCACCCCCTGCAGGCAGTCAGGGTGACTGCTTGCGAGCTGAGCCGTTACTCCCTCTGCCTCACGTGGAAACAGCCGCAGCAATCTCAGCAAGATTAAATCCTGAAGCTCTTAACCAGAGTAGAGATGTCTTTAAAGCCAAAAGGCTGATGAAGGTGTGCAGACCTCATCAGAAAGTCTACATCTGCTCTTTGTGCAACAAGAGTTTCTCGTGCCTTTCTCAATTGGAGAAACACGTAGCCGCCCACCAACCCTCCAAACGATTCAGGTGCCTCGAGTGTGGGAAATCTTTCACCCAGAAGACCCGGCTGAGGACGCACCAAAGCGTGCACACCGGGGAGAGGCCGTTTAGTTGCAAAATCTGCGGTAAGATGTTTTCAAGGCAGGACAACTGCCTCAGACACGAGCGGTTCCATAGCGGGCTGAAGCCGTACAGCTGCAGGCAGTGCGGTAAAAACTTCACGGTGCTTGGTAACCTCAAAATACATCAAGAGATCCACCTGCAAGGAAGACAGCGATCAGATACTGCAGCTCTCAGAGATGGACTGCAGTAGTTTGAACATTTGCATGAACCTTTTATTTTACAAGTGTGCTTTGACAGTTTTATTGGAGTGAATGAACGGAAACATAAAAAACCTTCTGATTTGCATTACAGGGGGGCAGATGCATGAGAGTCATTATATTTATCATTTCCTTTCACTTGCTTTTCCATTGGCCGCACACCTCTTTGTGAGATATTACACATaattaaacaaatataatttGACATTGGTCCCATTAATGTGACAAAATTCATCTCCTGGgaaattaaacataaaaaacattgaaacttttttcaaaaataatagttacaatgtctttttttcctgattGCATGATCATAATgaacctaaaaaaaaatcactgctcTGTAgattatttacttttaagggaatattattgtgtttttgaaaaaacatatAGGAGTGGGTAACATGTATTGATGGGTAACAGATAATAGgcattgatttgtaaataactgtATATGAAGAATTTGAGCTTATTATATAATTTGTCTGACTAGGCAGCTCATTCTCTTTTTCATGACCATATGTGAtgcagatgtgaaatgtaaacGTGAGGTCAGAGGTATAATTAGATAGTTAGAGTCCCCGTATAGCAGTAACAATTCGTAAATgttgcaaataaacaaatgcAGCAGACTTTTAATCTAGTTTTAaagattaaacacattttatgaaagtttgaccttatttgacCACAACCAGCACAACctacacagacagaaaacattaaataaaacagaaactaaaaAGTAACCACTAACTGATAAATAAAGGTTGATGTAAAAGTTATTTGATTTCCATAAATGTCAACTATTGATTGATTCTCAGGCTGGGAGTAGGAACTACTAGAGAGGAGGggaagattttctttttctgtgttctcATATAAATATTAGATGGCCTTTAAATGCAGTCTGAGTAGCAAAAAACTCTCTCAGGCATTGAAACTGCACGAGCGTGGTGACGTGTGAAGGGCTCAGAGGAATATATTCagtctttgttttcagtttccCCAAACATACCACCAGCAGACTGTGTAGTGTAGATGTTCCTGTCGTGTCAGGGGCTTCCTGGAGGGTGCCTGCACTCATTTCTCTGAGAATGGCTTCTGTGGTTAACTCCAACAACTTATATGAACCGGCATTCTTcagatgtttttgctgctggGCACATTGAACTGAAAAGAGTTTCCATTAAATTATGTTAAGCTTTTCTTGAACCTGCTGGCTGGGAAAAGGATCTCTTAAATAAAACCAGCAGGAAATGGAAGAGACCAACTGTGAGATGCCCTCCCTCTGCCATTGTGACTCTTTTTATGTTAGCTTGCATGCATACAAACGTCCTCTGTGACACATTAGTAAGAAATGGTCTGTTTATTGATGTTAACCGTGATGCTGATTATGCTCCCATGTGGATGCGCACATGGACAGCTGTGTCCATGGTGTGTCGTTGTTTTATACTACTTTTAAGTCCACATGCAGGGAGCACATTGCACTGTAGTTGGAGGGCACATGGATGTCTGATGATACCCTGCAGGTCCCTTTCAAATTCACAGATGtggaaacatattttttttccataagccatttgtgtgttactgtgtttgGGTCATTCTTATGCAGTTTTAGATTCTTGTTcaagaaaatgtttcatttgGAAGTTTTAGCTACcttattttttcttaatttttaatTCTTCAATGACTGTAAAAATACTCAAAGAAAACTGTGATTGGTGTGTTTGTAACTTTGTCATAGTTCTGTATTCAGAAGTATTACAGTGCCTTGAAAATATACTGGTATCTGTTGTTGAAACATGTCTGAAGCAATTAAATGGTTGGTCCGTTTCTAATATTTGCTCTTGTGATGTAGTTATTAACAGGACAAACTGTGTATGTGACTGAAGATTACTTGTCAGATCTTAATTACACACATttaatgaaaaagtaaaaacttttAAGTGTGCCAGGGATAatgattgtgtgtgtatattcatTGTCTTTTGTGGGGGGGTTCTAACAGTTTAACAAAGTGCAGACAGCACAACAATGAGTTAATTGCCTTTTTTTGAATTGAAAgtgcttttttcatttaaagcttCAACTCTGGGATTCAAATGGTTAGATAAACCTGTATAGCTGctcaaatatctaatcagaTGACAGTAGCTCAATCCATTTAGGCCTTTAGACATGGTCAGCAGGATCGGTTCAAAtcaagcatcagaatggggaagaaatgtgatttaagtgattttgaaCACAACATGGTTGTTGATATTAGATGGGATAATCTGAGTAGTTCAGAAAGTGCTCATCTACTGATATTTTTGTGGGTCTCACGGCCCAAGTCAGTGGTGCTTGTTTCAGTCAtgcaaatatactgtttataaggttgaggAAACCTGCGGTCAGCAGAGAATGAAGACGTCACTTTGCctttctaactttgtctccaaagcactcaacctgagctgtccctctgatataTTCATTTCTAATCGTCTCCATTCTGGTTACTccaaataaaaatgagaaaatcttCAACTGAATATGTACACGTACATGTATGGTACATATTAATTTTACTCTCAAGCGTTCCTAAAACTTAGCAGCTCTCCATTGTGTTGGTGCATAGAACTGAAGGGAATTTGAAATAATCCCCAACTCTGGTTACAACACTTTTAGATGAACATAATCCAGATTCAAATGTTATAAAAGCGTATGATTTCTTTTGTCGTGTTGCACTTTGTATACGGTCCCTGCAAActcctctcacagctgctgtgtgtgtgttgtattgAAGTTGGTGAGGCTGTTTTAATGATGTGATTGGAAACATTGTAAACTTCTTATGAGTAAATGCTTGAAGAGTAAATATGGTTCCTTTAAATCTTTTgaagactttttgtttttggttgaaaagaaaaaaaagggtccAGCAGCCCCAGACGTGCGGTGACAATATGCGTTGCGCTCTTCTCCGCGTTTTTACGGTATGTGTGTCATCACTTCCGTAAAACGGGAAAGTGTTTATCTCTTTGTACTCATTAAAAACCAACATCAGGCTAACCAAATGCCTGCAGGCTGGGAAGAGCCAGCGGCTCCCGCATCGGCCTGCTTCGCTTAAACCCAGCCGTTAACTCACCTCCCTGACGCGGGACCCACCGAGCCGCTTCTCTGGCTTTAAAGTTCAGCCCTCCTTCACTCCTTGGTCGGTTCACGATAATGTTGAGCAGCGTTGCTCTGCGCTCCCAGATCGCCTCCGTGATTGATGCCTTGTCCAAAGCAGCCGTGGCAGAAATCGCCAAAGTTGTGGAGGATGGCATGGTGGTGCTGCGGCTGGAAATGTGCCAGCGTGAAAACGAGATCAAGAAGCTGAAGAGCAACATCGAGCTCCTGCACGGCGAGCTGAGAGCAGCCCAGCAGGCGGTGACCCTGAGACCCGACCACCACGGGAGAGATGGTGAGCTGGACCCGAGCTAAACCACACCTCAACACCCTGTAGCTGCCGTGCTAACCTGGCACCTCTTTGCTGAGAGGTGCCAACTTACTGGTACACTGATGCAAGGTTTGTCAGGGACGAAAATGCACAAATCTcagttttaaaacttttataaaCGGGTGACGTAAAGGTAgagaaatactttattaaattcTAGAgtaaaaaattatttataaacAAATGTTTGTGTTGCCACGTTGTGAAAAATCCCCCAGCACAGGCTTTGGCTTTTACTTGCTCTGCAATATTATGGGAAATCGTTCCAGTGGTCATTTTGGATCATTTATCTTTTGGCTGCAGGACATGAGGACCAAAATAGGTCTTTTTAATGAGCTGGCATGTTTGCAGTTATATAGTGTAAAGAAAAGAATGTAAGTATTACAAAATTGTTTCTCTTCTTTGCGATAAGATATTAGCAGAACTTACTTAGAAATAGATTTTTGTCCAGATGCCATGTGGACCTTTTCTGGGGACAGATATGAAATACACAAATCTATTTTCTCACTTTGTTGTAGATCTTTGAGtgattcatttcattttgaagAACATTTGGTACAAATATTTGGTTTGTTTCATGAGTCAAAGTCTTATCCCGCCTGCTCACATAGGTCAGAATAAACAGTATTACTTACACGGGGATGAGTTCAGTGCACCAGTTGTGCTTACCATATTTATTGCTTAATTGccattaaaaacaagaaagaacatattttagaaatctgtcatgtttaaaacaaaaacgaCTGAATTCATATCTGATTACTCACACTGGAGCTGGCACACTGGAAGTCAGAAATTAATCAAACAGTTATCCAGtaaaattaatattattttttgtttgtgaatGCAAGTAAATAACAGTAATTTGTCAtcttactttaaaaaagtaatagtTTTGTCTGCTTTTTTGTAAAACCAAATTAAAAGTTATTGGATGTAAACAATagttatattaaaatattaaaaatatcacTTCAATAAAAGAGCTTGTGGATACGGTGGGTTAACCGTTACAGAAACATAAAGATTGATTTTTGGTAATTACTGTTAatttagggcagctgtggcataaGTCTTATATTGGATGGTggtctaaaaatgtattaagCGCTGTATCTTTCCAAAATGTACAAGAAGTCGAGATAGTGATGCTTTTACATATTACTAATATTCACATATTTAGCGAGCTGTACAGCTCATGGATTTGTGGCATAGGAGATAAAGCAGGTCGTCAGCTAATTGCAGGGTGGGTGGTTGAATCCTTGGCTCCGCCAACGAATCCATCAGAGTGAGAGATGGTTTGAAAGCTCTGAGTCAATGGgcaatattaaacaaatatgtagggcTGCTGTCTTGCATTTGCGcagtatctctaaaattagaaacatccagtctcagagtgatgctgaaaaactagttcatgcatttattacttctaggctgggctattgtaattcattattatcaggctgtcctaaaaactcaGTTAATCCAAAAGGCTGCAgcgagagtactgacagggactagaaaaagagagcatatttctctcACACTGGCTTCTCTTtgttggcttcctgttaaatccagaatctaATTTTAcaatccttctcctcacatgCAACATcggttcagttcaattttatttatatagtgcaaaacacaacaacagtgaaaggtactttatattgtaaggtaaagacactaATCAAACAACCCcactttgagcaagcacttggcgacaatggaaaggaaaaacttccttttaaagaggaaaaaacctccagcagaatgtCCTCAGGGAAGCTCAGCCATCTGCCAGGACCAGCAGGGGTTGtctgaataatcaggccccatcttatcttaaagaccccAATAGAGCACTTAGCTCTCAGATTGCTGCCTTACTTATGATTCCTATgatgtttaaaagtaaaatgggaggcatctgtggaaccagctcccagtatGGATTTGGGACACCCTCTCTATTTTTAAGATTACGCTTCAATTTTTCTTTTATGACACAgttgtcaaactccaggcctcgagggccggtgtcctgcaggttttagatgcgtccttgatccaacacagctgatttaaatggctaaattacctcctcaacatgtctcgTAATTCTCCAGaggctggtaatgaactaatcatttgattcaggtgtgttgacccagggtgatatctaaaacctgcaggacaccggccctcgaggcctggagttcgacacccctggtgATAAACCGtatagttagagctggatcagttaaccctgaatcctcccttagttatactACAGTAGGCCTAAGTTGAGTATTTGCTCTTGCTCCTTTCACTCACTATGTTTGGTCATGGGACGTTGCCCCTCCCTGTGCCTCTTTCTACCAGAAATTTCCTTctgttaaaaagggagtttttccttcccaccatcgCCAAAGCGCTTCTTTACAGGGGATCATttcattgttggggttttctgtctATTGCTGTAGGTTTCTTTACCTTACACTATCaaatgccttgaggcaactgttgttgtgatttggtgctacataaatagAATTGAATTAAATGAGGCTTGTAGTAAAAGGCATGTTGAATGCTCgtttagagtagaaaagcaggTTACAGAACACTTTTAGCTTTGCTATTTATGAGGTCCAAAATAAATCTGTGCACTTTGTGAAACGTTTTAAACTCACGCATAGTGTTTGGAGATATTGCCATGTAACAGTTTTGCAAGTTTTACCATGGACTTGATTTCAAAACTTGAATAATGTGAAACTAAAGTGGTGCGTCCATACCCTGCCAAGACCAATGTCCTGTTTTGCAAACTTTTAGAACATAATAACAGACGGAAGTTTAATAAGTTCTTCCTTTGCCACTGCTTCAGCTCTCCATTAAACTTCATGAAAAGCAGATCAAAAGTTGTGTAAACACAAAATCAGATGAACAAATGGCATTCAGCTAATGTCTATCTTGACTCTCATCTTGGGGAAGAATTAAAGGTAAACACTTTAATGTATGTTATTGGTTTGTTTCTGTCATTTCACATATCTCACCATCATCCTGGGGAAATTATTTCCTCCGGCTTCTAATTGTTTTGGAATTAAGTTAGTGATGGTTTAATTCAGTTATAACATCAATGTTTATCTTTCTGCAGAAAGCCAGGGTGGTGCTGGTGATGCGAAGAACTCTCTTGAAAATGTGCATGCTGATGATGGACCCGGCACCCTGTCTGCTCCTGAAGTGAAGGTCAAATGTGAACCTGTGGAGGAGGAAAATCAAGAGGCCAGCAGACAGTCCGGCAAACCAGGAGAAGAGCTGCCTCTGTATGAAAGTGGACAGTGGAGATCGACGACACAAAATGAGACTGGACACAACAGCTCTGATTATTTAAGTTTAGGACAGAACTCCCTGTCGTGTCTTTCAGAATCGTCTTTGGACAGTGGGCTGGTTGTGTCCTGCAGCAGCTCTGGTGGATTTCAGCAGAACCACTTTGGTCGTGGGTTACTGGGTTATAGTCTGTACCGCAACGCGTACAACACGGTACGGAGGAGGACGGTAAAGAGGTTGCTGTTTAAGAAAGGCTTTATCTGTCCGTACTGCGGCAAATGTTTCGAGCGCGCGGGGCATCTCGAGCGACATAAAAGGATTCACACTGGCGAGAAGCCGTATCGCTGCGAGATATGTGGGAGGCGCTTCAATCAGAAATGCAGCCTCAAGGAGCACACAAAGATTCACAGAAGATGTAAGTAAAATGCTTCTGACTATGAGGTTTTTGGTTTGTAGCTTTAAGTTGGATTGTAACCAGCTCTCATCAGTGAAACACTTGGTCAGTTAAAGCTTGTGGTTAAGAAACTGTTGTGGAAATGAACATAGTGTTCATCTTCAATGCTTTCAAGCACTGAACAACTGAACAAGCAAACTATTCTGAGGGTGCAGGTATAGACACATATTTCTCATGTACTCGTCTAAAACTTCTCCCACCCTGTTTGCCGACTccctgctttctttttttgctgatatATGCCTGTTAAAGATATTTATCATGCAATATTATTCCTTCTACTAGCACATCCCCATGTATACTATTATTTGACGTTATGTATTTTTGGCTctgaaatgaaaattaaattcAATCTTATTTATATagaaacaaatcacaacaacagtctcatctaggtgctttatattgtaagctaaAGACCCAACAATAAGAGAGAAATCCCCAACAATCGGACAAGCTCCTATGAGCAAGCTATTGCAGTATAACAAAGGGAGGGTTCAGGAGCCCCAACTATATGCTTCATCAAAAAGGAAAGATttaagaagagaagaagaggggcctgaaagctgaaggctctgcctcctatTCTACTTTTTAATCCCTAAGAACCAGTAAAGTGCTCTGGTGGGGGGATATTGTATTataaggtctttaagataaTATTGGGACTGATTCTTCAAGACTTTGCATGTGAGAAGAATATGTATAATGTTAAATGTTGATTATGAGACGGAGTGTTTCAGctattttacagagtaacatgAAGGTATTGTAACAAGTAGTATAACAAATAACTTTTTCCTGAGAGAAATTGAGTAACGTTTTAAGAAATTTTAATTACTATAGTTGAGCATCGAAGTTTTTCAGCATAAATTTGAGACAGGACATGCCTAAATAAGTCTTTGGATCTAAATGAGATGTTATTGTGAACTTAAAATTATACAATACTTTTCATAAGGTGTTATAGGTGCATAGATGATAATAATTGATCATTTATACCTACCTACCTATTGTttggtggttgctaggcaacatgatGGCAGGATATACTTGATAGAGATATGAACTTTGTTCATGCTGAAAGTACTTTGCTTGTTGCACTTTGCTGTGAAGCTGACAGCTGCTCACTTGCTGACATTCCAGGTTCTGGTTGCCTTGGTAACTCTCTAAGATTGTATGCCAGTCAACAGTATCCTGTACTCTCATTGGTCCTGTACTCTCATGTTGGCGTCCTGCCCCACTTCAGCTGCCAGCAGTTATTTCACTCGTAGTCACCTGAAGTCACCAAATGTCATTCATGTTCTTTTCTCctcactttttttcttccatgttGCTTCCATCTTTAGATGTACCGGTCCTCCAAGTTTGGTTGCTCAACTCACGATTGTTTAAGTGTAGTTGgcagacaaagaaacaaacagaacagatgatttcagacacaaagacaaacacaaaagctTCTTATTAGAGTTTTTCAGGAGCATCAACCACAGTCACAAACTCTGTCCTAGGCAATGTCTCTGTCAGATTAAGCCATTGTTCTGAAGAACTACAAACTGATTGACAGCTCTCCCTACTGGTGGCAGGGttggcaaaacaaaaactaaataaatgtgACGCTTGCATTTAGTGCCATATTTATCATAAAGGTTTGAGCTATTTTCACACAGGAACTTCATACAACGCTAAAAAGGAACCTGTCACAAAATAGTTTGAAGCTGCCTGTTCTCACTTCTAACGCAACAGGAAATCTGCTTCAGAAGGTTTCTTactagcagaaatactgttgaTTTTAGGTGATAATGCCATTCAGGTATGGGACCAAAACTAACTCGAGTGTGACTTTGCGCTGACAGTTGAAAGACCGTTGTTCTACATCCTCGCATGCAGCTCCTTTTGTACAATGACTAAAAAGGTTCAGGGTGAAAGCAGCCCTGGACCCAGTTAAGCTGCTTCTCTGCTTTTCTAACAGTCTGAACATGAGCAGAGGAAAAGTTGTGAAAACAACTGTCGTACATACTCAAATATTTCAGTAACTGCACAATCATTGTCGCTCTCAGAAGGGCCAAAAGACTTTGTGTTACCCTTGGCAGTTTTCAAGTCTCCAGTAGTTTGGAGGTACATGAAAATCAGGGTGTTGCTGCATAATGGTCTGTGCACTCAGGCAGTATCCTCCTGATAAACGTCTGGATTTAAGTTGTAGAACGAAGACATTCTTTCCTCTGTTTTCCTACTGAAGGAGGTCAGGACCGGTGGCTGTTTGGTTGGTGGGGAATTACTGCATTGCTCAACGATTCTTCAGCAGGGCTGGATTAGGGAGGTTCACGGATTTGTGGAGGATCAAACTTGGATGCCTGGGGTCATTGGCTCTCTGCCAGCGTACAGTATTTAGATTTTACTTataagaatgaatgaaagattaaagacacatttaaaattatatgtaATTTATATGAAACATATAGAAGCAGTAATTTTATCTTTTAATTTGAAGGTTCATGTCACTCACATGACACTTTAGTTGCTAGTTGTACGCCGTGGTGTGTTATTTTTATCTTCTGTCTCTGAGTCTTGGTTCACAGTTTGAAGTCAGTAAGCACAGGAAAAATTATGTGGGTTAGGTGTGACGACAGTGAGTGAGTGGAGGGGAACGTGACTTAAAGGGTCTCAGTGAACAGCAGAGTCCCCCTTCCTGCCTCGTAGAGCCAACCTTTAGCTTTGTGCTACCCAGGGCAAGACCACCTGCGTCTGTACAAGACCCACTGGATATTAGTTACCGAGGTTGAAA harbors:
- the LOC102082604 gene encoding zinc finger protein 354C encodes the protein MSFPSSFPAQVAAIMDVLAKAAVAEITKLVEDGSLVLRLELSRREDENQELRASLKLIEAELKKAQEAAASTATEAKHTQTTAEDLVLRTDKNEAQDMVAVSLQPKTAPNWTEESQNIWPVVKHEPEDEPANTETEDNTARTGVCFKAEQDDLVWPACSMFESNPVALQQHMQILPSHAEQYSPQRNTESSYNSLPSAAEETASVPVRVEIETHPACMGGIASDSVHNKEYRRISPPAGSQGDCLRAEPLLPLPHVETAAAISARLNPEALNQSRDVFKAKRLMKVCRPHQKVYICSLCNKSFSCLSQLEKHVAAHQPSKRFRCLECGKSFTQKTRLRTHQSVHTGERPFSCKICGKMFSRQDNCLRHERFHSGLKPYSCRQCGKNFTVLGNLKIHQEIHLQGRQRSDTAALRDGLQ